The Triticum dicoccoides isolate Atlit2015 ecotype Zavitan chromosome 6A, WEW_v2.0, whole genome shotgun sequence genome has a window encoding:
- the LOC119317571 gene encoding lipid phosphate phosphatase epsilon 1, chloroplastic-like, whose protein sequence is MLLSPPTPWPRVKPVRLNRLPQCKDRLLSLPRGRRPRAPRRLGVCMAEMAWVGSESPRELGVSDGEGDAMLGGDKLPGPRAEAAAIRWTPVEAALNRMSKWLVAVSFALAALWKRDAEIMWALMGAVANTVLSSILKKLLNHERPAPALRSDPGMPSSHAQSIFYAATFLVLSVFSWLGTNYLAMILGATTVALASYLSWLRVSQRLHTLNQILVGAAVGSAFSALWFALWHLLVREAFASSLWVQIPVVLGSVVFSVSFVVYIIQHWLKDE, encoded by the exons ATGCTCCTGTCGCCGCCAACCCCGTGGCCGCGCGTCAAGCCCGTGCGCTTGAATCGTCTCCCGCAGTGCAAAGACCGGCTCCTCTCGCTTCCCCGCGGCCGGCGGCCGAGGGCGCCGCGGCGGCTCGGCGTGTGCATGGCCGAGATGGCCTGGGTCGGGAGCGAGTCGCCCCGAGAGCTTGGGGTTTCTGACGGGGAGGGGGACGCGATGCTGGGAGGCGACAAGTTGCCCGGTccgagggcggaggcggcggccatcCGGTGGACGCCCGTCGAGGCGGCGCTGAATCGCATG AGTAAATGGCTGGTGGCTGTTTCTTTTGCTCTTGCAGCTCTTTGGAAGCGTGATGCTGAAATTATGTGGGCTTTGATGGGTGCGGTTGCGAACACTGTGCTTTCGTCCATTCTTAAAAAGCTGCTCAACCACGAAAGGCCGGCACCGGCTTTGCGGTCTGATCCTGGGATGCCATCATCCCATGCCCAATCCATTTTCTATGCTGCAACATTTCTAGTTCTTTCAG TGTTCTCCTGGCTTGGGACAAATTATCTGGCAATGATTCTTGGGGCTACAACTGTAGCATTGGCCTCCTATCTA TCATGGCTACGGGTGTCGCAGCGTCTCCACACACTGAACCAGATTCTCGTGGGCGCTGCTGTAGGATCAGCCTTCAGCGCTCTGTGGTTCGCGCTCTGGCATTTGCTCGTGCGGGAAGCTTTTGCTTCCTCGTTGTGGGTCCAAATTCCAGTCGTCCTTGGTTCAGTAGTGTTCTCTGTTTCCTTCGTCGTCTACATCATTCAGCACTGGCTCAAGGATGAGTAA
- the LOC119317572 gene encoding uncharacterized protein LOC119317572 has translation MPTITHYVLDPFLETGSLPNLQKLVPKPPPAAPLPPEKSSEKPIPVPVAPARTSTLPALYSTPESTPLPDSPSSFPGTWSPYLINHKRRGPGLIKTSSQGDVGSEGSLPKFPEGLPALPKKSEAFRVQESEFRFSQESDGVVNNGVKETLDGQNEGVQKGKATHFGQDEQDQPEFEFRHESPDALVRPVNVGRLVNNGMPRDGENDAFLEPQDSQSVTSNSEAEDAGGQGWWKPSSPYGTSVGTPGAEFYDAFEEISSDGATRSSRCIDDEYREMRLSMLTEIEGRKQAEEVAETWQKEWKKLSHHLSLIALSLPSPTVAENDDDTSADPGAELCQQITVSQLVAAAIARGIARVEVESEMESVISAKNFEIARLSDRVQYYEAANREMSQRNQEAIEMSRQQRNKRKMRQKWFWGSVGIAVTLGTAAIAWSYMPASQSQAGDSNSTNTNSD, from the exons ATGCCGACCATCACGCACTACGTCTTGGACCCCTTCCTGGAGACCGGCTCCCTTCCCAACCTCCAGAAGCTTGTTCCCAAGCCGCCTCCAGCTGCGCCGCTACCCCCTGAGAAGTCCTCCGAGAAGCCCATACCTGTGCCGGTGGCTCCTGCCAGGACCAGCACCTTGCCAGCGCTCTACTCCACGCCCGAGAGCACGCCGCTGCCAGACTCGCCGTCATCGTTCCCTGGAACCTGGTCGCCGTATCTCATCAACCATAAACGCCGTGGACCTGGCCTGATCAAGACATCTTCCCAGGGCGATGTCGGAAGTGAGGGTAGCCTGCCGAAGTTTCCCGAGGGGCTGCCTGCTTTGCCGAAAAAGTCTGAAGCCTTTCGAGTGCAGGAGTCTGAGTTTAGGTTCTCACAAGAGAGTGATGGTGTGGTTAACAATGGTGTGAAGGAGACCTTGGATGGGCAGAATGAAGGGGTGCAGAAAGGCAAGGCGACCCATTTTGGCCAAGATGAGCAGGATCAGCCCGAGTTCGAGTTTCGGCATGAAAGTCCAGATGCGTTGGTGAGGCCTGTCAATGTTGGAAGGCTTGTCAACAATGGAATGCCAAGAGATGGCGAAAATGATGCCTTCCTTGAACCTCAGGATTCACAGAGTGTGACTAGTAACTCTGAGGCTGAGGATGCTGGTGGGCAGGGGTGGTGGAAGCCCAGTTCTCCTTATGGGACGTCTGTTGGCACACCTGGTGCAGAATTTTACGACGCATTTGAAG AAATATCAAGCGATGGTGCAACTCGATCTTCTCGATGTATTGATGACGAATACCGTGAAATGCGGTTAAGCATGTTGACAGAAATTGAGGGTAGGAAACAAGCTGAGGAGGTAGCTGAGacctggcaaaaggaatggaagaagCTTAGTCATCACCTATCGCTGATCGCCTTGTCACTTCCATCTCCAACTGTAGCTGAGaacgatgatgatacaagtgcggaTCCTGGAGCTGAGTTGTGCCAACAAATAACTGTTTCACAACTGGTAGCTGCTGCTATTGCCCGGGGAATTGCTCGTGTAGAAGTTGAGTCAGAGATGGAAAGTGTGATTTCAGCAAAGAACTTTGAGATCGCAAGGCTATCAGATAGGGTCCAGTACTATGAAGCAGCAAACAGGGAGATGTCTCAAAGAAACCAAGAAGCTATCG AGATGTCCAGGCAACAGCGGAACAAGCGTAAGATGAGGCAGAAGTGGTTCTGGGGTTCAGTTGGCATAGCAGTTACCCTCGGCACAGCAGCCATTGCCTGGTCCTACATGCCGGCGAGCCAGTCCCAGGCAGGGGACTCGAATAGCACCAACACCAACAGCGATTAG